AATTCATTCGCATTCGCGATGGCCACGGCGACGACGTGCAGCTCGATCTCACCAATGGCGCGACCATGTCCGGAACCGAGTACCTGCGCCGCGTGCTTAACGATGCCGGCTATTCCGCCCCCGGCCTCAGCGGCAGCGGTGACGGTGAAACGGGCTATGTCACCCTCGTACATCCGGTGGAGGGGCCGGTCAACCTCTACCGCACGGCGCGCGTGGCCACCGATAAGCAGAGGATGATGGCGGCCGCGGAAAATCCGCGCTGCGCCTGGCCCGGATGCAATCAGCCGGCCGATTTATCCCAGGTCCACCACCTCACGGCCTGGAGCCGCGGTGGGGAGACCAATATGAACAACCTCGTCGTGTGCTGTGCTTACCACAACGGCATCAACGACGACGATCCCAATGCCCCGCCCCGGCGCGGGCGGCTAGAAAGAGTGGGCGGTCGCATCGTCTGGCGGCCACCGGTGACACCCCGTAACTAGCCGCAGGCATGCGAAAAGGCGCTCAAGCACTGAGCGCCTTCTACGCATGCCGTTTTGTGGTTTTTACTCCCACTCGATGGTTCCCGGTGGCTTGGAGGTGCAATCCAAGACCACGCGGTTGACGTCCTTAACCTCGTTGGTGATGCGGGTGGAGATCTTCTCTAGCACGTCATACGGCAAGCGGGTCCAGTCCGCGGTCATGGCATCCTCGGAAGATACCGGGCGCAGCACGATGGGGTGGCCGTAGGTGCGGCCATCGCCTTGGACGCCGACGGAGCGGACATCGGCAAGCAGCACGACCGGGCACTGCCAAATCTCCTCGTCCAAGCCGGCGTTGGTCAGCTCGGTGCGGGCAATCAGATCCGCCTGGCGCAAGGTCTCGAGGCGATCCTCGGTAACCTCACCAATGATGCGGATGCCCAGGCCGGGGCCTGGGAAGGGCTGGCGGCCGACGATCTCTTCCGGCAGGCCCAACTCGCGGCCCACCGCGCGCACCTCGTCCTTAAAGAGTAGACGCAGCGGCTCGACGAGCTCGAACTCGACGTCATCTGGGAGGCCGCCGACGTTATGGTGCGACTTAATATTGGCGGTACCGTCGCCGCCGCCGGATTCGACGACGTCCGGGTACAAGGTGCCTTGGACGAGGTAGTCGACGGTGGAGCCGGCGGGGGCATCGGCAAGCACGCCGGCCACGGCGCGCTCGAAGGAGCGAATGAACTCCGCACCGATAGCCTTGCGCTTTTCCTCGGGGTCGCTAACACCCGCCAGCTTCTTGAGGAAGGCCGAACGCTCGTCGGCAGTGACCAGCTTGGCGCCGGTCGAGGCCACGAAGTCAGTTTCGACCTGCTCGCGCTCGCCCGCGCGCAGCAGGCCGTGGTCGACGAAGACGCAGGTCAGGCGATCGCCGATGGCGCGCTGCACCAAGGCCGCGGCCACGGCAGAATCCACGCCGCCGGACAGGCCGCAAATAGCGCGGCCCTCCTCGCCTACTTGGGCGCGAATATCCGCGATGAGCTGCTCGGCGATATTATCGGCGGTCCAGTTTTGCTCCAGACCGGCAATCTCCGTGAGGAAGCGGGTAAGCACTTCTTGGCCGTGCGGCGAGTGCAACACCTCTGGGTGGTACTGCACGCCGGCCATCTGCTTGGCCGGGCACTCCATCGCGGCGACGGGGGCGCCGGCGGAGGTAGCGGTTACGTCGAAGCCCTCGGGGGCGGCGGCGACGGCGTCGCCGTGGGACATCCACACCTTGTGCGTGGGCTCGAGGCCCTCGTGCAAGATGCCGCCCTTGACGTCGATATCGGTGCGGCCGTATTCACGCTCACCGGTAGACGATACGGTACCGCCGAGAATGTGGTTCATGGCCTGGAATCCGTAGCAAATGCCGAAGACCGGAACGCCAAGCTCTAGCAGCTCAGGCTTGAGCGCCGGGGCGCCGTCGGCATAGACGGACGACGGGCCGCCGGACAAAATGAGCGCGGCGGGGTCCTTGGCTTTGATTTCCTCGATGGAGGCGGAGTTGGAAACAACCTCGGAGTAGATTTTGGCCTCGCGCACGCGGCGGGCAATGAGCTGCGCGTACTGAGCGCCAAAGTCCACGACGAGGACTGGGCGCGGGGTAGTATTTGGCTTAGTCACGCCCCATAGTCTAACCCATAGGCCCCGCGGCCCAGGAAGCGCTTACCTATGTGGGGCATTGCGGCGGCTTTCGCGCCGTGGGGCGCGGGCCGCACAGGCAACTCGCCATGCAAGGGGGGGCGGGAGTGCAGCTG
This is a stretch of genomic DNA from Corynebacterium accolens. It encodes these proteins:
- the guaA gene encoding glutamine-hydrolyzing GMP synthase translates to MTKPNTTPRPVLVVDFGAQYAQLIARRVREAKIYSEVVSNSASIEEIKAKDPAALILSGGPSSVYADGAPALKPELLELGVPVFGICYGFQAMNHILGGTVSSTGEREYGRTDIDVKGGILHEGLEPTHKVWMSHGDAVAAAPEGFDVTATSAGAPVAAMECPAKQMAGVQYHPEVLHSPHGQEVLTRFLTEIAGLEQNWTADNIAEQLIADIRAQVGEEGRAICGLSGGVDSAVAAALVQRAIGDRLTCVFVDHGLLRAGEREQVETDFVASTGAKLVTADERSAFLKKLAGVSDPEEKRKAIGAEFIRSFERAVAGVLADAPAGSTVDYLVQGTLYPDVVESGGGDGTANIKSHHNVGGLPDDVEFELVEPLRLLFKDEVRAVGRELGLPEEIVGRQPFPGPGLGIRIIGEVTEDRLETLRQADLIARTELTNAGLDEEIWQCPVVLLADVRSVGVQGDGRTYGHPIVLRPVSSEDAMTADWTRLPYDVLEKISTRITNEVKDVNRVVLDCTSKPPGTIEWE